Proteins co-encoded in one Aethina tumida isolate Nest 87 chromosome 7, icAetTumi1.1, whole genome shotgun sequence genomic window:
- the LOC109596460 gene encoding ras-related protein Rab-38-like, whose product MDKNAAINECTRKIYKNELNYKFVIIGDYGVGKTSIINRYVEGEISERYHITIGSDFKVKTLELSEDTQVCLQIWDIAGHEKFNSLTGVFYRHARAAAIVFDLTRPETFQSVDKWLSDLRRKTQLPGGCNIPVVLLANKGDIRFDTIPPEICEYCKRNDILAWFITSAKTNQNLDEAISVLINAVYNHIQLEYTQVDDNDAVQLNHIDDSTRKKISWKCFNI is encoded by the exons ATGGACAAAAACGCTGCCATAAATGAGTGTACCagaaagatttataaaaatgaactaaattataaatttgtgattATTGGTGATTATGGAGTtg gaaaaacatcaataataaatCGATATGTCGAAG gTGAAATTTCGGAAAGATACCACATAACAATAGGTTCCGACTTCAAGGTAAAAACATTGGAGTTATCAGAAGACAcacaagtgtgcctgcaaattTGGGATATAGCAGGTCACGAGAAGTTTAATTCGTTAACAGGTGTTTTCTATAGGCATGC ccgTGCAGCTGCAATTGTGTTCGACTTGACAAGACCTGAGACATTTCAATCAGTTGATAag TGGCTTAGTGACCTACGCAGAAAAACCCAATTACCAGGAGGTTGCAATATCCCAGTTGTTTTATTAGCAAATAAAGGTGATATACGATTTGACACCATACCTCCAGAGATATGCGAGTATTGCAAACGAAATGATATTCTGGCCTGGTTCATAACCTCAGCAAaaactaatcaaaatttag atgAGGCAATATCAGTATTAATAAACGCAGTTTATAACCACATTCAATTAGAATATACTCAAGTTGATGATAATGATGCTGTGCAATTAAACCACATTGATGATTCAACAAGAAAGAAAATATCTTGGAAATGTTTCAACATATAA
- the LOC109596472 gene encoding actin-histidine N-methyltransferase gives MGRKGQPLKSRQQGKTKNHRILLSKEIQENVDKLLRISTIPQQANVSKALENQREISTIVEQVKKLQLNKDSNHSVGNRATGDIVDNFSKWVLENGAQFNGCSINEFKGYDLGLKVNLDIPQSSLVIAVPRKIMLTVEKAKESILKDLIDKDHILRNMPNVTLAIFLLLEKFKENSFYKPYLDILPKSYTTVLYFTIDELEELRGSPTLEIALRQIKSIARQYAYFHKLFSTSDDPVSRIMREKFTYNEYCWAVSTVMTRQNTIPSQKGDQMINALIPLWDLCNHTNGTISTDFNPQLDQCECLALRDFKRGEQLFIFYGARSNADLFIHNGFVYEDNEHDGYWIKLGLSKSDTLQEKRLEVLRKLSIAGSTDFLIKKGPRPIEGKLLAFLRVFNMNEDQLDHWLESDKTSDLEYVECALDTVLEKKSWTYLQDRLKLLLACYKTSLENDLEILKTDISENRKLAIRMKITEKRILRDTVEYIEQYIKQ, from the exons ATGGGTCGGAAAGGACAGCCCCTCAAGTCTAGACAACaaggaaaaacaaaaaatcaccGTATATTATTATCCAAAGAAATTCAGGAAAATGTCGACAAACTGTTAAGAATAAGCACCATACCTCAACAGGCTAACGTGAGTAAGGCATTGGAAAATCAAAGAGAAATTAGTACGATTGTTGAACAAGTTAAaaagttacaattaaataaagattcGAATCACTCGGTCGGTAATCGAGCAACTGGCGACATCGTGGACAACTTTTCAAAATGGGTACTAGAAAACGGCGCGCAATTCAACGGTTGCAGCATCAACGAATTTAAAGGATACGACTTGGGCCTGAAAGTGAATCTGGACATTCCGCAGTCCAGTTTAGTCATAGCTGTGCCACGGAAAATCATGTTGACCGTTGAAAAAGCCAAAGAAAGCATTTTAAAGGATCTTATTGATAAAGATCATATTTTAAGGAACATGCCTAACGTAACTCTGGCAATTTTCCTGTTactagaaaaatttaaggaaaattcGTTTTACAAACCCTACTTAGATATTCTACCAAAGAGTTACACTacggttttatattttacaattgatGAGTTAGAAGAACTAAGAGGCAGTCCAACTCTTGAGATAGCATTAAGGCAAATAAAAAGTATCGCGAGACAGTACGCCTATTTTCACAAACTGTTTTCTACATCGGACGATCCCGTAAGCAGAATTATGAGGGAGAAATTCACATACAACGAATATTG TTGGGCAGTTTCTACTGTAATGACTCGTCAGAATACCATACCCTCACAAAAAGGAGATCAAATGATCAACGCTTTAATACCTTTGTGGGATTTATGCAATCACACCAACGGAACG aTTTCAACAGATTTCAACCCGCAATTGGACCAATGTGAGTGCCTGGCTTTAAGAGATTTCAAACGTGGTGAacaactgtttattttttatggggCAAGGAGCAATGCCGATTTGTTTATTCACAATGG atttgtgTATGAAGATAACGAACATGACGGATACTGGATAAAACTAGGACTCAGTAAATCAGACACACTTCAAGAGAAAAGGTTGGAAGTGTTGAGGAAATTGTCGATAGCTGGATCTACcgactttttaataaagaaaggTCCTAGGCCTATTGAAGGAAAGTTATTGGCCTTCCTTAGAGTGTTCAATATGAATGagg accAACTGGATCATTGGCTAGAAAGCGACAAAACGTCCGACTTGGAATATGTCGAGTGTGCGCTTGATACGGTTCTAGAAAAGAAATCATGGACATATTTACAAGATCGTCTTAAGTTACTTTTGGCATGTTATAAAACATCTCTAGAAAACGATTTAGAAATCCTTAAAACTGACATTTCTGAAAATCGAAAACTGGCCATTCGAATGAAAATCACTGAAAAAAGGATTTTAAGAGACACTGTTGAGTATAttgaacaatatataaaacagtAA
- the LOC109596471 gene encoding uncharacterized protein LOC109596471: MKFLVLGAFAVLFCSICAQDNSESEDTTDTQREIREFNPDSWRVVQNYPSEGTSGWIPHDSQELPEQYPKRRRLRKRKRRPPMVSLTESSSEDYPSDRIIVRKRLRPMRLEPLREPWEELDDEIVRRPYVRRRVAPTYESPDDSSDEGYEKVNINPIGATLQFQEEEDTTRKYENEVISNGDVNQEENVVYGKSQNISPNPPEDTVREDANTRPTPDLKTLLKQNSGTLSLSEILQQKNLSLSELLTGNEKAISVLTEKPESLLEQDRQTDIKYRRLPPSIGLKKSTSRVFVQQEESTESLLSSKETLEAQRKRLALLNGFKENRVYSDVHKFDVITEPTTEKRIFVPSHPKYYTSLDYRPDMKSIDPVTEPYTTEYVTTTSTPFLPTMITHPSTTTQKLISRSTLKPKSKFGLPMTNSKIIKMTTKVIKEEENYPKISFTPKEINVNTVKGIFGNDEDETETIKVTKPIENTDGPFRMSLDLSVPINDGEIGTTETEKPIVTSPQPEKLKHVTAKEEIMEILQDPLTRDKLSRILEIRNMTIEELVAQRERGSSQLHLADIFHNKTREPEPLENVFFGQINTNMDDITGSERKQKSMNSFDKPPIHNNPFEDTHITTNSRDNFNTQQHKKPQESYTVTSFPTYKIELNKSIKDSFQWPELYPSLFPKIYENNNKNPRPEVKVPSTTEQYDNNDGDIQRLEEIENKLSSLSNNRFNVDVEQQNRFGVEIDQNRYIEQEHEIEEPYFTLPTGVKSAILASIAIVGASLFVFVTILVIFKWSQKHKQRLNYCSSLSSKFRSPILDNEPKRTIKTFMNETLGKKKNNYYNYNKSHIQSMSDEIWDNDRKPY, from the exons ATGAAGTTTTTGGTGCTTGGTGCATTCGCAGTCCTTTTTTGTTCTATTTGTGCCCAGGATAATTCCGAGTCTGAGGACACTACGGACACTCAAAGGGAAATAAGAGAATTTAATCCTGAT aGTTGGCGAGTCGTGCAGAACTACCCATCCGAAGGTACATCCGGATGGATTCCACACGACTCACAGGAACTGCCGGAACAGTATCCAAAACGAAGACGCCTACGTAAAAGGAAACGAAGGCCACCAATGGTCAGTTTAACCGAATCTTCATCCGAGGATTATCCAAGTGACAGAATTATAGTACGCAAAAGACTTCGACCAATGAGATTGGAACCGTTGCGCGAACCATGGGAGGAACTTGATGATGAAATCGTCAGGAGGCCTTACGTACGTAGAAGAGTTGCTCCGACATACGAGTCGCCTGATGATTCATCCGATGAGGGATACGAAAAAGTCAATATTAATCCTATTGGGGCCACACTGCAGTTCCAGGAGGAGGAAGATACTACCAGAAAGTACGAAAACGAAGTGATATCCAACGGTGATGTAAATCAAGAAGAAAATGTGGTGTATGGTAAATCTCAAAATATATCACCAAATCCACCAGAAGATACTGTAAGAGAAGACGCTAATACTCGGCCAACTCCAGATTTGAAGACTTTACTTAAACAAAACAGTGGAACGTTAAGTTTAAGTGAAATATTACAACAGAAAAACTTATCACTATCAGAACTGTTAACAGGGAATGAAAAagcaatttcagttttaacagAAAAACCAGAAAGTTTGCTTGAACAAGATAGACAAACAGACATAAAATATCGAAGACTACCACCCTCTATAGGTCTTAAAAAATCGACAAGCAGAGTATTTGTACAACAAGAAGAATCTACAGAAAGTCTTCTCTCCAGTAAAGAAACTTTAGAAGCTCAACGGAAACGTTTAGCTTTATTAAACGGATTTAAGGAGAATAGAGTGTATTCAGATGTGcataaatttgatgtaatcACTGAACCCACCAcagaaaaaagaatttttgtgCCTTCACATCCAAAGTATTATACTTCTCTCGATTACCGCCCAGATATGAAAAGTATAGACCCGGTAACTGAACCGTATACTACTGAATACGTAACAACTACCTCCACTCCATTTTTACCCACTATGATCACTCATCCCAGCACAACAACTCAAAAGTTAATCAGTAGATCCACGCTTAAACCCAAATCAAAGTTTGGATTGCCAATGACTAAttcaaagataattaaaatgacaacaaaagttattaaagagGAAGAAAATTACCCGAAAATTAGTTTTACACcaaaagaaattaatgtaaatacagTGAAAGGGATCTTTGGTAATGATGAAGATGAAACCGAAACAATTAAGGTAACCAAACCAATAGAAAACACTGATGGACCTTTCAGAATGAGTTTAGATTTGTCAGTTCCTATCAATGATGGAGAAATAGGGACGACAGAAACTGAAAAACCAATAGTTACTAGTCCACAAccagaaaaattgaaacatgtCACGGCTAAAGAGGAAATCATGGAAATTTTGCAGGATCCTTTAACCAGGGATAAACTGTCCAGGATTCTTGAAATCAGGAATATGACAATTGAAGAGCTTGTCGCCCAAAGAGAACGTGGTTCTAGTCAATTACATTTAGCTGATATATTCCATAATAAAACGCGAGAACCTGAACCTTTAGAAAACGTATTTTTTGGACAAATAAATACGAACATGGACGACATTACAGGCTCTGAGCGAAAGCAGAAAAGCATGAATAGTTTTGACAAACCTCCAATCCATAATAATCCATTTGAGGATACGCATATTACAACGAACAGTAGAGACAATTTTAATACGCAACAACATAAAAAGCCACAAGAATCTTATACGGTTACAAGTTTCCCAACGTATAAGATAGAACtgaataaaagtattaaagaTTCCTTTCAGTGGCCAGAATTGTACCCTAGTCTCTTCCCAAAAATttacgaaaataataataaaaacccgAGACCTGAAGTAAAAGTTCCTTCAACCACTGAAcaatatgataataatgatggtGACATACAAAGGTTAGAAGAAATTGAGAATAAATTGTCTTCTTTGTCGAACAATAGGTTTAATGTTGATGTGGAGCAACAAAATAGATTTGGAGTAGAAATTGATCAGAACAGATATATTGAACAAGAACACGAGATTGAAGAGCCTTATTTTACTTTGCCGACAGGTGTTAAATCAGCCATTTTGGCAAGCATTGCTATTGTAGGTGCTTCCCTTTTCGTTTTCGTGACCATTCTGGTAATATTCAAGTGGTCCCAGAAGCATAAGCAGAGGTTAAATTATTGCAGTAGTTTATCTTCAAAATTTAGGTCTCCTATTTTGGATAACGAACCAAAGAGAACAATAAAAACGTTTATGAATGAAACGttaggaaaaaagaaaaataattattacaactataaCAAATCACATATACAAAGTATGTCTGATGAAATTTGGGACAATGATAGAAAACcgtattag
- the LOC109596461 gene encoding mitochondrial import inner membrane translocase subunit Tim9-like: MSVPLPPGAGLESIDGEQIKTFKDFLISYNKLTELCFTDCVSDFTSRNIKGKEDKCAQNCLEKFLKVNQRISQRFQEFQILANENAMAAAQKMGAS; this comes from the exons ATGAGCGTACCTCTACCCCCCGGCGCCGGTCTAGAAAGCATCGACGGAGAACAAATTAAGACA ttcaaagactttttaatatcatataataaattaactgaacTGTGTTTCACCGATTGCGTCTCAGATTTTACTTCAAGGAATATTAAGGGAAAAGAA gaCAAATGTGCTCAGAACTGTTTAGAAAAATTCCTGAAAGTTAACCAAAGAATTTCTCAACGTTTTCAAGAATTCCAAATTTTAGCTAACGAGAATGCAATGGCTGCTGCTCAAAAAATGGGCGCTAGTTAA
- the LOC126266210 gene encoding uncharacterized protein LOC126266210, which produces MGFLKFILTLPILLVCINNIAISQTADSYEVAKTLLEQLDIVVDNRREILKNYLSRDLLNKTNEIINGFRNFSLTNLDHEFNRVMGTAAQVKQEVENVSTESAQCFDELWKNFSVYRSKADSYYPTSDFVEAAILRNLGEFIRMAHQINTENLHSKLESESCKENESCLTDLISEISQCFVTIPKQFDDLTQRAVDFVDDYEVTLYSMNTVTTFIEDVYKNMGQILNCKFIAYTKTT; this is translated from the exons atgggtttcctaaaatttattttaactttaccAATACTTTTGGTTTGCATTAATAat ATTGCTATTAGTCAAACTGCGGATTCATACGAAGTAGCAAAAACGCTTCTAGAACAACTTGATATCGTAGTAGACAACAGACGAGAGAtacttaaaaactatttatcacgtgatttgttgaataaaactaatgaaataattaacggatttagaaatttttcattaaccaATTTGGACCACGAATTCAACCGTGTTATGGGCACTGCAGCCCAAGTGAAGCAGGAAGTAGAAAATGTTTCTACGGAGTCTGCACAATGCTTTGATGAGTTGTGGAAGAATTTCAGTGTTTATCGTTCTAAAGCTGACtcatattat CCCACCTCAGATTTTGTTGAAGCGGCAATTTTGAGAAATCTAGGAGAATTTATTCGAATGGCACATCAGATTAACACAGAAAATTTACACAGTAAACTTGAAAGCGAGAGCTGCAAAGAAAATGAATCGTGTCTTACAGATCTTATTTCTGAGATCTCACAATGTTTTGTGACCATCCCAAAACAATTTGATGACTTGACCCAAAGAGCGGTGGATTTTGTGGATGACTATGAAGTAACTTTATATTCAATGAACACAGTAACAACATTCATTGAAGACGTATATAAAAACATGGGCCAAAttcttaattgtaaatttatagcaTACACTAAAACAACCTGA